One genomic region from Bacteroidales bacterium encodes:
- a CDS encoding SpoIIE family protein phosphatase, with the protein MTILHKYIPNKNNTDEGFQEKEMRVEHIINKVRFFVLLAIALLDIISGITGQIAPLNSIEGYKGLSAFILLLPLIIFLDRKTKTHQYRGWIKYLTVSLDLFIVFLIALPVVLSEKSGIPINKLEFTLIVSFFFAIIHSLSVLRLSRAIIGYSAIITLLLNTVLYIVQGELILVGLFTSLFLIFITIFNGWITNFILEYFTTNRKLSEAYEDLQKAHQKIQQKNEEITTKSEQIESQVGSLEDVHKDLMDSLVYAQKIQEALINHDDIIQPHVANHFVVFRPKEHVSGDFYWASWKDDKLILAVADCTGHGVPGAFMTMLGTSFLNEIVNKENVTEPDKILNCLRDSIIKALNQKGKMYETRDGMDMALIQLDMKNQKIKFSGANNSLCYIPHLNHRNESNIYEFKGDRMPISFHYKMYPFSLLESTFTKGDQFYLYTDGYIDQFGGPKGKKFKLVPFKRMLLQNHKKNMEEQKKILQNTMEDWLRDKYQQIDDITILGIQV; encoded by the coding sequence ATGACCATTCTGCATAAGTATATTCCAAACAAGAATAATACGGACGAAGGCTTCCAGGAGAAGGAGATGCGTGTTGAGCATATCATCAACAAAGTCCGGTTCTTCGTTTTACTTGCAATTGCCCTGTTGGATATTATCTCCGGCATAACAGGCCAGATCGCACCGCTAAATTCCATTGAAGGATACAAAGGATTATCCGCCTTTATTCTGCTGCTTCCACTCATCATTTTTCTTGACAGAAAGACAAAAACCCACCAGTATCGTGGGTGGATCAAATATCTTACGGTAAGCCTTGATTTGTTCATTGTCTTCCTGATAGCACTTCCTGTTGTTTTATCTGAAAAATCGGGTATTCCGATTAATAAACTAGAATTTACGCTGATCGTTTCGTTTTTCTTTGCCATAATCCATTCCCTGAGTGTATTAAGGCTCAGCCGGGCCATCATAGGATACAGCGCCATCATAACCCTATTGCTCAATACGGTTCTGTACATTGTTCAAGGTGAATTGATTTTGGTTGGCCTGTTTACCTCTCTTTTCCTAATATTTATAACCATTTTCAACGGATGGATTACCAATTTCATACTGGAGTATTTTACCACCAACCGGAAATTATCCGAAGCTTACGAAGACCTGCAAAAGGCTCATCAGAAAATTCAACAGAAAAACGAAGAGATTACCACGAAAAGTGAACAGATCGAAAGCCAGGTGGGTTCCCTGGAAGATGTACATAAAGACCTTATGGACAGCCTGGTGTATGCTCAAAAAATTCAGGAAGCCCTGATCAACCACGATGATATCATTCAGCCCCATGTAGCGAATCATTTTGTTGTATTCAGGCCCAAAGAGCATGTTAGCGGAGACTTTTACTGGGCCTCCTGGAAAGATGACAAGCTGATACTGGCAGTAGCCGACTGTACCGGTCACGGAGTTCCAGGGGCCTTTATGACCATGCTGGGAACCAGCTTTTTAAACGAAATTGTCAATAAGGAAAATGTAACAGAACCGGATAAAATCCTTAACTGCCTCCGTGACTCGATCATAAAAGCACTGAATCAAAAAGGAAAGATGTACGAAACGAGAGACGGCATGGACATGGCCCTGATCCAACTGGATATGAAAAACCAAAAGATAAAATTTTCCGGTGCAAACAATTCCCTTTGTTACATTCCACACTTAAATCATAGAAACGAATCCAACATTTATGAATTCAAAGGGGATCGCATGCCGATTTCTTTCCATTATAAAATGTACCCCTTCTCCTTGCTTGAATCAACCTTTACAAAGGGCGATCAGTTCTACCTTTATACCGACGGTTATATTGACCAGTTTGGGGGACCCAAAGGCAAAAAGTTTAAACTCGTGCCTTTCAAAAGGATGCTCTTACAAAACCATAAAAAAAATATGGAAGAGCAGAAAAAAATACTGCAAAATACCATGGAGGACTGGCTGAGAGATAAATATCAGCAGATAGACGATATAACCATTTTGGGAATTCAGGTTTAA
- a CDS encoding helix-turn-helix transcriptional regulator translates to MEIKDLTPDQLDEAANMLKAIAHPLRIAVLSHLEGGKRLTVTEIHELLGVEQSTTSHHLGILKDKGVLCSKREGKNTYYYLKDNNLSNIIHCISSCTSAK, encoded by the coding sequence ATGGAGATAAAGGATCTAACACCGGACCAACTGGATGAAGCTGCCAATATGTTAAAAGCCATTGCCCATCCTTTACGGATTGCTGTCCTGAGCCATCTGGAAGGAGGCAAAAGGCTAACTGTGACAGAGATACACGAACTTTTGGGTGTAGAACAATCTACAACTTCTCATCATCTGGGTATATTAAAAGATAAAGGAGTTTTGTGTTCCAAAAGGGAAGGCAAGAATACTTACTATTACTTGAAAGACAACAACCTCAGCAACATCATTCATTGTATAAGCAGTTGTACCTCTGCCAAATAA
- a CDS encoding tyrosine--tRNA ligase, with the protein MNFVEELRWRGMLHNIMPGTEEQLNKEMTAAYVGIDPTAKSLHIGHLTSVMLLKHFQRSGHKPIALLGGATGMIGDPSGKSKERNLLDENELRENEAALKDQLSNFLDFHSDRENAAELVNNYDWMKHYTFLEFIRDIGKHITVNYMMAKDSVKKRLGEDTVYGLSFTEFSYQLVQATDFYHLYKTKNCKLQMGGSDQWGNITTGTELIRRKLGGEAYALTCPLITKSDGGKFGKTEEGNVWLDPEFTSPYKFYQFWLNVSDEDAEKHIRIFTVLSREEIDSLIAEHRKAPHKRLLQQKLAEEVTVMVHSREEYERAVKASKILFGKSTTEELKSLDEKTFLSLFEGVPVYDVPRGKIDSGMNVMDLLAGETEIFGSKGEVKRLIKNGGLSLNKGKVQSIEINIDAGQLLNNKYLLVQKGKKNYYIIKVQ; encoded by the coding sequence ATGAATTTTGTAGAAGAACTCAGATGGAGGGGCATGTTGCATAATATCATGCCCGGTACGGAAGAACAGCTCAACAAGGAAATGACCGCGGCCTATGTAGGTATTGATCCTACGGCCAAATCTTTACATATTGGTCACCTTACATCGGTTATGTTGCTGAAGCACTTTCAGCGGTCCGGACACAAACCCATTGCCTTATTGGGAGGGGCTACAGGCATGATCGGTGACCCCTCGGGGAAGTCGAAAGAACGGAACCTCCTCGATGAAAACGAACTGCGTGAAAATGAAGCTGCATTGAAGGACCAGTTGTCCAATTTTCTGGATTTTCACTCAGACCGGGAAAATGCTGCCGAGCTGGTGAACAATTACGACTGGATGAAGCATTATACCTTTTTGGAATTTATAAGGGATATCGGTAAGCACATCACTGTTAATTACATGATGGCCAAAGATTCTGTAAAGAAAAGACTTGGCGAAGATACAGTCTATGGGCTGTCTTTTACTGAATTCTCCTATCAGTTGGTGCAGGCCACTGATTTTTATCATTTGTACAAGACCAAAAACTGCAAACTGCAGATGGGCGGATCCGATCAGTGGGGAAACATTACAACCGGAACAGAACTGATTCGCCGTAAACTTGGCGGGGAAGCCTATGCCCTTACCTGTCCTTTAATTACCAAATCGGATGGAGGAAAATTCGGAAAAACGGAGGAAGGAAATGTGTGGCTTGATCCGGAGTTCACCTCACCCTATAAGTTTTATCAGTTCTGGCTGAATGTTAGCGATGAAGATGCGGAGAAGCACATCAGAATCTTTACCGTCCTGTCCCGGGAAGAGATTGATTCCCTGATTGCCGAACACCGAAAAGCTCCGCACAAGAGGTTATTGCAGCAAAAATTGGCTGAAGAGGTTACAGTTATGGTGCATTCCAGGGAAGAGTATGAAAGGGCCGTTAAAGCCAGCAAGATTTTATTTGGGAAATCAACTACCGAAGAGCTCAAATCATTGGATGAAAAAACCTTCCTTTCTTTGTTTGAAGGGGTACCCGTATATGATGTTCCACGTGGAAAGATTGATTCCGGTATGAATGTAATGGATCTGCTTGCTGGGGAAACGGAAATATTTGGTTCCAAGGGAGAGGTAAAACGTTTGATTAAGAATGGAGGGCTGAGTCTCAATAAAGGGAAAGTGCAATCTATAGAAATCAATATAGATGCCGGGCAGTTGTTAAATAACAAATATCTTCTGGTTCAGAAGGGAAAGAAAAATTATTACATAATAAAAGTTCAGTAA
- the corA gene encoding magnesium/cobalt transporter CorA: MKKKVKSLFEMRHFLKKAGKVPGELESEKTAYEPASVELIRFHKDHFDHEAIKETGKLNASLETSMCNWINVWGLNDIQTIQNLGNAFDIHSLTLEDIINTDHLPKCEISEDHLFFTLKYPIYDYQKDTLELRHISLILSNHYLITLQEGREDLLTAIRERIKNSKGKVRQKNIEYLSYIIIDYIVDQYFYLMDTIRDHIEATEDLLIDEPEENHIQKIHLIKKRIVYLRKYITSLNKAVNALLNNEMSFLDENVKIYIRDVYDHTIHINESLMTSKELQTTLLEMNMANVSNSMNRVMKTLTIVASIFIPLTFVAGIYGMNFQYMPELQWKYGYPAVLGAMTAVALVMLVYMRRKKWF; the protein is encoded by the coding sequence ATGAAAAAGAAAGTCAAGAGCCTTTTTGAAATGCGGCACTTTTTAAAAAAAGCCGGTAAGGTGCCTGGTGAGCTGGAATCTGAAAAAACCGCTTATGAACCCGCTTCGGTTGAACTGATCCGGTTTCATAAAGACCATTTTGATCACGAAGCCATTAAAGAAACCGGTAAGCTCAACGCGTCGCTGGAAACAAGTATGTGTAACTGGATTAATGTTTGGGGATTAAATGATATACAAACAATTCAAAATCTGGGAAATGCTTTCGACATCCACTCCCTTACACTGGAAGATATCATCAATACCGACCACCTTCCAAAATGTGAAATTTCAGAGGACCACCTTTTCTTTACCTTAAAATACCCCATTTATGATTACCAAAAAGATACCCTGGAGCTTAGGCATATTAGTCTTATTCTTTCCAACCATTATTTAATCACCCTGCAGGAAGGGAGAGAAGATCTTCTCACTGCCATCAGAGAAAGGATTAAAAACAGTAAGGGCAAAGTAAGACAGAAAAATATAGAATATCTGTCCTATATAATAATCGACTATATTGTCGATCAATATTTCTATCTCATGGATACCATCCGCGACCATATTGAAGCTACGGAAGACCTGCTGATCGATGAACCTGAAGAAAACCACATTCAGAAGATTCACCTGATTAAAAAACGAATTGTTTATTTGAGAAAATACATCACTTCATTGAATAAAGCGGTGAATGCGTTGTTAAATAATGAAATGTCCTTTCTTGATGAAAATGTAAAAATATACATCCGGGATGTTTATGACCATACGATTCACATCAATGAGTCGCTTATGACTTCTAAAGAACTGCAAACCACCCTTCTTGAAATGAACATGGCCAATGTAAGCAACAGCATGAACCGGGTAATGAAAACCCTTACGATTGTTGCATCAATATTTATTCCGTTGACCTTTGTGGCAGGCATTTATGGTATGAATTTTCAGTATATGCCCGAATTGCAATGGAAATATGGTTATCCTGCCGTTTTGGGTGCAATGACTGCCGTTGCCTTGGTCATGCTGGTCTATATGAGAAGAAAAAAGTGGTTCTAA
- a CDS encoding polyprenyl synthetase family protein, producing MGQLDRIKSPIKKELDQFESYFKDSMKTSIPLLDIVLNYLVRRKGKQMRPMFVFLSARLLGETTQSTYTAASLIELLHNATLIHDDVVDKSYKRRGYFSLNALWKSKISVLVGDYLLSRGLLLSVRNKEYDLLEIVSNAVKEMSEGELMQIKNKRKIYITEKEYFNVITKKTASLIASCTACGARSVNGDEETIDTFYRFGEKIGIAFQIKDDLLDYERSSTIGKPAGNDIKEKKVTLPLIYALNQSDQKEKKEIKKVFNRSSKNGTEVRKIIDFVREKHGLEYARSRMETLKEEALTMLEPYSGQNASYDALVELVKYTVERNK from the coding sequence ATGGGACAACTGGACAGAATCAAATCGCCCATAAAAAAGGAGCTGGATCAGTTTGAATCCTATTTCAAAGATTCAATGAAAACCAGTATTCCTTTGCTGGATATCGTACTGAATTATCTGGTCAGGCGTAAGGGAAAACAGATGAGGCCAATGTTTGTATTTCTGAGCGCACGGTTACTGGGGGAAACAACTCAATCTACCTATACTGCTGCTTCTCTGATTGAATTGTTGCACAATGCCACACTCATTCATGATGATGTAGTTGATAAATCCTACAAAAGGAGGGGATACTTTTCCCTCAATGCACTTTGGAAATCCAAGATCAGTGTGCTGGTTGGAGATTATTTACTCTCCCGGGGGCTTTTATTGTCTGTGAGGAATAAGGAGTATGATTTGCTGGAAATTGTCAGTAATGCCGTGAAGGAGATGAGTGAAGGTGAGTTGATGCAGATTAAAAACAAGCGTAAAATATATATTACTGAAAAAGAGTACTTTAATGTCATAACCAAGAAAACGGCCTCACTTATCGCTTCCTGTACCGCTTGCGGTGCCCGGTCGGTTAACGGGGACGAAGAAACCATTGATACTTTTTACAGGTTTGGAGAAAAAATCGGGATTGCATTTCAGATCAAGGATGATCTGCTGGATTATGAGCGTTCGTCCACTATTGGTAAACCTGCGGGGAATGACATAAAGGAGAAAAAAGTAACCCTTCCTCTGATATATGCTCTAAACCAATCCGATCAAAAGGAAAAAAAAGAAATAAAGAAGGTATTCAACCGCTCCAGTAAAAATGGGACAGAAGTAAGGAAAATAATAGATTTTGTACGCGAAAAGCACGGTCTGGAATATGCCCGCTCAAGGATGGAGACACTTAAAGAGGAAGCCCTCACCATGCTCGAGCCTTATTCCGGACAAAATGCCTCCTATGATGCATTGGTTGAGCTTGTGAAATATACCGTGGAACGAAACAAGTAG
- a CDS encoding 6-carboxytetrahydropterin synthase: MSVIRVTKEFNFEIAHALWNYDGPCKNLHGHSYKLFVTVMGAPINDPDNPKNGMVIDFGDLKHIVNEEIVDPLDHAVILNEEALKNDITGIPQMFDKRLVVSYQPTCENMVTDFARRIAKRLPQRLRLHSLKLHETGSSYAEWHASDNA; the protein is encoded by the coding sequence ATGAGTGTAATCCGAGTAACCAAAGAATTCAACTTTGAAATAGCCCATGCTTTGTGGAACTATGACGGGCCCTGTAAAAACCTCCACGGGCACTCCTATAAACTCTTTGTTACTGTTATGGGCGCTCCGATTAACGATCCCGATAATCCGAAAAACGGAATGGTCATTGACTTTGGAGACCTCAAGCATATTGTGAATGAAGAAATCGTTGACCCCCTGGATCATGCAGTAATACTTAACGAGGAAGCATTAAAAAATGATATTACCGGCATCCCGCAGATGTTTGACAAAAGATTGGTGGTGAGTTACCAGCCAACCTGTGAGAATATGGTCACCGATTTTGCCAGGCGTATCGCCAAAAGACTTCCTCAAAGGTTAAGACTGCATAGCTTGAAATTGCATGAAACAGGATCTTCCTATGCAGAATGGCATGCATCTGACAATGCATAG
- the dtd gene encoding D-tyrosyl-tRNA(Tyr) deacylase, with translation MRGLIQRVNHASVAIESRVKSEIGAGILVLLGIEEEDNQEDIRWLSNKIAQLRIFEDTKGQMNLSVNEVEGEIMVISQFTLHAKTRKGTRPSYSRAAKPDTAIPLYEQFIEQMGKDIGKEVKAGEFGAYMQVRLENDGPVTIMIDSKNKGL, from the coding sequence ATGAGAGGACTGATACAACGTGTAAATCATGCTTCGGTAGCCATTGAAAGCAGAGTAAAGTCGGAAATCGGAGCAGGGATCCTTGTTTTACTGGGCATAGAAGAAGAAGACAATCAGGAAGACATCCGATGGCTGAGCAACAAAATTGCACAGTTAAGAATTTTTGAAGACACAAAGGGGCAGATGAATCTATCGGTTAATGAGGTGGAGGGAGAAATAATGGTTATCAGTCAGTTCACCCTGCATGCAAAAACCAGAAAAGGCACCCGGCCTTCATACAGCAGAGCGGCAAAACCGGATACAGCCATTCCGCTATATGAACAATTTATTGAACAAATGGGAAAAGATATTGGCAAAGAAGTCAAGGCAGGAGAATTCGGGGCTTACATGCAGGTCAGACTCGAAAACGATGGCCCGGTGACCATCATGATCGACAGCAAAAACAAAGGGCTTTAA
- the polA gene encoding DNA polymerase I: MSKKLFLLDAYALIYRAYYAFIRNPIYSSKGLNTSAILGFTNTLVEVLEKENPTHIAVAFDPSTPTFRNEIYEEYKANREEMPEDIQRSIPYIKEILQAFNIPIILKEGYEADDVIGTLAHKAKDQGFETYMMTPDKDYGQLLEEGIYIYKPKRSGSQEAEILDKNKICERFNIERPEQIIDIMALMGDKSDNIPGVPGIGEKTAIKLISRYGSIENIYKSINDIQGKQKEKLINNKDKVELSKELVKIKLNVPIEFNTRNIERSHLNKEHLEKLFRELEFKSLSKRLFQKEGSPAKSGNAVQQSMFSDSTEPVKEEAENTLATSRKDYQLLESKEDIENLVHKLQSLKEFCFDTETTSINPHEAELVGISVSFKDNEAFFIPCPKDQQKAHDITKMLKTVLEDDSIRKTGQNIKYDILVLKNYDIQVKGELFDTMIAHYLLQPEQRHNLNFLAKKYLNYTPISIESLIGKKGKDQLSMRSVSMEKLAPYACEDADLTWQLKSILESELKEHGLWDLASKIEMPLVHVLIHMEENGVKINVNELNAYSKELKKELNAIEKEVHEMAGMEFNIDSPKQLGEVLFDRLKIVENPRKTRTSQYSTSEETLQQLSDKHPIIQKVLEFRSIRKLLSSYVESLPKLINSKTGKIHTSFNQAIASTGRLSSYNPNLQNIPIREERGRRIRKAFIPSNDECVLMAADYSQIELRIMAHMSSDPNLIEAFRQNLDIHSSTAAKIFHLNSLEEVTKEQRRKAKTANFGIIYGISAYGLSQRLNIPRKDAKVLIDEYFRNFPKVKEYMDYRISMARDKGYVETIWGRKRFLENINSRNATLRGMAERNAINAPIQGSAADIIKIAMLNIDQELLQNEYRSKLILQVHDELIFDAWKTKVQELESMVKDKMENACHLRVPLTVETGTGQNWLEAH; this comes from the coding sequence ATGTCAAAGAAACTATTTTTGCTTGATGCTTATGCATTAATATACAGAGCCTATTACGCTTTTATAAGAAATCCGATCTACAGTTCAAAAGGGTTGAATACGTCTGCCATTTTGGGATTTACCAATACATTGGTTGAAGTTCTGGAAAAAGAAAACCCCACGCATATTGCAGTGGCATTTGACCCTTCCACACCCACATTCCGCAATGAAATTTATGAAGAATACAAAGCCAACCGGGAAGAGATGCCGGAGGACATTCAAAGATCCATTCCTTATATCAAAGAGATCCTCCAGGCATTCAATATCCCCATTATCCTGAAGGAAGGCTATGAAGCAGATGATGTGATCGGTACGCTTGCGCACAAGGCAAAAGATCAAGGCTTTGAAACGTACATGATGACCCCCGACAAAGATTACGGTCAGTTGCTGGAAGAAGGCATTTACATTTACAAGCCCAAAAGATCCGGTAGCCAGGAGGCGGAAATTCTGGATAAAAATAAAATTTGTGAGCGGTTCAACATAGAAAGGCCTGAACAGATCATTGACATCATGGCCCTGATGGGCGATAAATCGGACAATATACCTGGAGTACCGGGTATTGGAGAAAAAACGGCAATAAAACTTATTTCCCGGTATGGCTCCATTGAAAATATTTATAAGAGCATAAATGACATACAGGGAAAACAAAAAGAAAAGCTAATTAATAATAAAGATAAAGTAGAACTTAGTAAAGAGCTGGTAAAGATTAAACTAAATGTTCCTATTGAATTTAACACTAGAAATATAGAACGGAGCCATCTCAATAAAGAACATCTTGAAAAACTTTTCCGTGAGCTGGAATTCAAGTCACTTTCCAAACGGCTTTTCCAGAAAGAGGGATCACCGGCGAAAAGTGGAAATGCCGTTCAGCAATCTATGTTTTCAGATTCTACAGAGCCGGTGAAAGAAGAAGCGGAAAACACCCTTGCAACAAGCAGGAAAGATTATCAATTGCTCGAGTCAAAGGAAGACATAGAAAATTTGGTCCATAAACTCCAATCTTTGAAAGAATTTTGCTTTGATACGGAAACCACTTCCATCAACCCTCACGAAGCTGAGTTGGTAGGAATATCTGTTTCCTTCAAAGATAACGAGGCTTTTTTCATCCCCTGTCCGAAGGATCAACAAAAGGCACACGACATTACGAAGATGCTAAAAACCGTGTTGGAGGATGATTCGATCAGGAAGACCGGTCAAAATATCAAATACGATATCCTGGTACTTAAAAATTATGACATCCAGGTTAAGGGTGAGCTTTTTGACACCATGATCGCTCACTATCTCCTCCAGCCGGAACAAAGACACAATCTGAATTTTCTGGCCAAAAAATATCTGAATTACACCCCAATCAGCATTGAGAGCCTTATTGGGAAAAAGGGGAAAGATCAGCTTTCCATGCGATCGGTTTCCATGGAAAAACTCGCTCCCTATGCATGTGAAGATGCAGATCTCACCTGGCAGCTTAAAAGCATCCTTGAGAGTGAACTGAAAGAACATGGATTGTGGGATCTGGCAAGCAAAATTGAAATGCCGCTGGTCCATGTCCTCATCCACATGGAGGAAAATGGGGTGAAAATCAATGTAAATGAACTCAACGCCTACTCAAAAGAGCTAAAAAAGGAACTGAATGCCATAGAAAAGGAAGTACATGAGATGGCCGGGATGGAATTCAACATCGATTCCCCCAAACAATTGGGCGAAGTGCTGTTTGACCGGCTAAAGATTGTGGAAAATCCCAGAAAAACACGCACCAGCCAATATTCTACCAGCGAAGAAACCCTGCAGCAACTCAGCGACAAACATCCGATCATCCAAAAAGTACTGGAATTCCGTTCCATTCGCAAATTGCTTTCCTCTTATGTAGAATCCCTGCCTAAACTGATCAACAGCAAAACCGGTAAAATCCACACTTCATTCAACCAGGCCATTGCTTCTACCGGCCGACTGAGCTCCTACAACCCCAATCTGCAGAACATACCCATCAGGGAAGAACGTGGCCGCCGAATTCGCAAGGCTTTCATTCCCTCCAATGACGAATGCGTGCTTATGGCAGCCGATTATTCACAGATCGAGCTGAGAATCATGGCCCACATGAGCAGCGATCCGAATCTTATTGAAGCCTTCAGGCAGAATCTGGATATCCACAGCTCCACGGCCGCAAAAATATTCCATCTGAACAGCCTGGAAGAAGTGACCAAAGAACAGCGAAGAAAAGCCAAAACAGCAAACTTTGGCATTATCTACGGAATTTCAGCTTACGGCCTTTCCCAGCGGCTGAACATTCCCAGAAAAGATGCCAAAGTGCTCATCGACGAATACTTCAGGAATTTTCCGAAAGTAAAAGAATACATGGATTACAGGATCTCTATGGCCAGGGATAAAGGTTATGTAGAAACAATATGGGGGAGGAAACGCTTTCTGGAGAACATCAATTCCCGAAATGCCACATTAAGGGGTATGGCAGAACGCAATGCCATAAATGCACCCATACAGGGATCGGCAGCAGACATTATAAAAATTGCCATGTTGAATATTGACCAGGAGCTGTTACAAAATGAATACCGCAGCAAACTGATCCTCCAGGTGCACGACGAGTTGATATTCGATGCCTGGAAAACCAAGGTGCAAGAGCTTGAATCAATGGTAAAAGATAAAATGGAGAATGCTTGCCATCTGAGGGTACCCCTGACAGTGGAAACAGGAACCGGTCAGAACTGGTTGGAAGCACACTAG
- a CDS encoding CvpA family protein — translation MNFFDLIFAVILLWSAYRGFAKGFILQLSTLAALLLGIFGAIEFSDFTATLLTDQFNIDTDYLNVIAFAVTFIIIVIAVHLLARVIEKLIQAIALGFINRILGIVFGIAKTAFLISIILVLINKANNKYHFIPEERINNSYLYQPLSDFAPMIFPYLNFDEMQDELDLDEKKDEKKEEDKDEEVNRV, via the coding sequence ATGAATTTCTTTGATCTGATATTCGCTGTCATACTTTTGTGGAGTGCATACAGAGGGTTTGCCAAGGGTTTTATACTCCAGCTTTCAACTTTGGCAGCCTTGCTTTTAGGAATTTTTGGAGCCATTGAATTCTCTGATTTTACTGCTACATTACTAACGGATCAATTCAACATTGATACGGATTACCTTAATGTTATTGCTTTTGCTGTGACGTTTATCATAATAGTGATCGCTGTGCATCTGCTGGCCCGGGTTATTGAGAAATTGATTCAGGCGATTGCGCTGGGCTTTATCAACAGAATTCTTGGAATTGTTTTTGGAATCGCCAAGACTGCTTTTCTCATAAGCATCATTTTGGTACTTATCAATAAAGCCAACAACAAATACCATTTTATTCCCGAAGAAAGAATCAACAATTCTTACTTATATCAACCCCTTTCCGATTTTGCGCCCATGATCTTTCCTTATCTTAATTTTGACGAGATGCAAGATGAACTGGATTTGGATGAAAAGAAAGATGAAAAGAAAGAAGAAGATAAAGATGAAGAGGTAAATAGGGTATGA
- the deoC gene encoding deoxyribose-phosphate aldolase, whose product MEDLIEKYSLSLEEGIEQKVKAIANNSHQYLTEENLKYLFRSIDLTSLNTSDHFDFIKELCLKVNRMETVYPEMPTVASVCVYPLFIDTVKKTLKNKSIGIVGVGGNFPSSHTFLNVKKTECKEIINSGANEVDVVMPLARFFSGQYEEIHEEISELKEEIGSKKLKVILETGLLNDYKNIQLASLIAMEAGADFIKTSTGKLEPAATYDAVFIMAQAIKAFYNKTGKPTGIKPAGGISTAEDALSYFAIIKEVLGDQWLNSSLFRIGASRLANDLLSHIQKEEITYF is encoded by the coding sequence ATGGAAGACTTAATTGAAAAATATTCACTGAGTTTAGAAGAAGGTATTGAACAAAAGGTTAAAGCAATTGCAAACAACAGCCATCAATACCTTACTGAAGAAAATTTAAAGTATTTATTTAGATCAATTGATCTTACTAGTTTGAATACAAGTGATCATTTCGATTTTATAAAAGAGCTCTGCCTGAAGGTAAACCGAATGGAAACGGTTTACCCTGAAATGCCCACCGTAGCTTCGGTTTGTGTATATCCCCTTTTTATTGACACTGTAAAAAAGACCCTGAAAAACAAAAGCATTGGTATTGTAGGGGTAGGTGGTAATTTTCCTTCTTCCCACACTTTTTTAAATGTCAAAAAGACGGAATGTAAGGAAATCATCAACTCAGGTGCGAATGAGGTGGATGTGGTGATGCCGCTGGCCCGGTTCTTCTCGGGTCAATACGAAGAAATTCATGAAGAAATCAGTGAGCTTAAGGAAGAGATAGGCAGCAAAAAGCTTAAAGTAATACTTGAGACAGGTTTACTCAATGATTACAAAAACATACAGTTAGCTAGCCTCATTGCCATGGAAGCAGGGGCGGATTTCATCAAAACATCTACCGGTAAGCTTGAACCGGCAGCGACATACGATGCAGTTTTTATTATGGCCCAAGCTATTAAGGCATTTTACAATAAAACTGGTAAACCTACGGGGATTAAACCGGCAGGTGGTATTTCTACAGCAGAAGATGCGCTATCTTACTTTGCCATCATAAAGGAAGTGCTGGGTGATCAATGGCTCAATTCCTCACTGTTTCGCATAGGAGCCAGTCGCCTGGCCAATGATTTGCTGAGCCACATTCAAAAGGAAGAAATCACTTATTTCTAA